The Hyalangium gracile genome has a window encoding:
- a CDS encoding serine/threonine-protein kinase yields MREESRAKARSPLQLLHERGIISEETLLGLLQDRLETPELRKPNPSEADTLPPGSARGPGAPADVAFPVPGWERYQFVRLLGQGGMGQVFLAYDPRLHRNVALKFVRGQSTELVSRLISEARAQARVQHESVCHVHEVGEVQGLPYIAMQHVNGQPLSSFTGRLTVAQQAMLVRDAALGIHAAHEAGLIHRDIKPSNILVEQAADGRLHPYVVDFGLARDWRAKGLTETGAVLGTPHFMAPEQARGEVKRLDWRADVYSLGATFYQLLTGKLPVPGENALEVLNHIATVDPQPPRAIDPRIPQDLEAIVLKCLEKERSARYDSMLALIEDLDRFLAGEPVKARSTGLRYQLYKKARKHRRMVAVAAVALLAVTGALGWAGYTRRQALQREEFTRRFTTRIERIESLARLDALAPIHDASRLRGELHAQVMALEAEIHEAGPLAVGAGYYAQGCGYLALGEEEKALEKLQAAWAADFREPRVALALARVMSKLYRRERLEAARLSVQQGRTEPALDASRLLESPYRRGAMDYLALSEEADGFSPAWGSALIAFYDEDFDAALKWLDAMQAPAPWQYEAFQLRGDILRVRAARLVAAGDFEKARKDFDGGRQAYSSAEEIGRSELAIPLAQAELELTQLIMEIHHKGHTEECFRRGRAAISRALLIAPASVEALLLDAQLHQRLAEHKLNAGSYAEAGALIEHALATARKAHAQAPRVHLELAQVLILQGRLLALTHQPPGTPLTQALELLDQVKEKDRDASYMHQRGLLFASWAEYGTGSESTASHLDHAIDAFRQATVLDGELRPAWTNLAKNLLRRERRQDVKEPEEDLKRAQQAVEKAMALGSQDHVVHYYAGKVHERKAARILVRGGDAQAEWQGARAAYERAIRINAREPYLHDCLGAVLNELAREEWRHAREPFSLLNQAQSSYEKAYGLNPQFTSALSNVSDTWVLRALYQSERGESPEASLLAARSALTLAHEQSPSAWWIQANLGAVHVLMGAFELSQERDPSQSLRLAEDTLRAALAGTQDDPQIWRYRGQLRGLQARWRLHLGQRQNLDEDFAQAVSDFQRALELTDRTHDTRKTEYLLAFGRFCCEWASLGLGESAREAQRLGLQKLQAVLKGSPQVPGTLELRRCLRGAEPAP; encoded by the coding sequence TTGCGTGAGGAGTCCCGTGCCAAGGCTCGCAGCCCCCTGCAGCTGCTGCACGAACGGGGCATCATCTCCGAGGAGACGCTCCTCGGGCTCCTGCAAGACAGGCTGGAGACGCCGGAACTGCGCAAGCCGAACCCGTCCGAGGCGGACACCCTGCCGCCAGGCTCGGCTCGCGGCCCCGGCGCGCCAGCGGATGTGGCCTTCCCTGTCCCCGGCTGGGAGCGCTATCAGTTCGTCAGGCTGCTGGGCCAGGGGGGCATGGGACAGGTGTTCCTCGCGTATGATCCGCGCCTGCACCGCAACGTGGCCCTCAAGTTCGTCCGCGGGCAGAGCACGGAGCTCGTCAGCCGGCTGATCTCCGAGGCTCGCGCCCAGGCCCGCGTCCAGCACGAGAGCGTCTGTCATGTGCACGAGGTGGGCGAGGTTCAGGGGCTCCCGTACATCGCCATGCAGCACGTGAACGGGCAGCCGCTGAGCTCCTTCACCGGTAGGCTCACCGTGGCCCAGCAGGCCATGCTCGTGCGCGACGCGGCCCTGGGCATCCATGCCGCCCACGAGGCGGGGCTCATCCACCGCGACATCAAGCCCTCCAACATCCTCGTCGAGCAGGCCGCGGATGGCCGACTCCATCCCTACGTGGTGGACTTCGGCCTGGCACGCGATTGGCGGGCCAAGGGGCTCACCGAGACGGGGGCGGTGCTCGGCACTCCCCACTTCATGGCTCCGGAGCAGGCTCGCGGCGAGGTGAAACGCCTGGACTGGCGGGCCGACGTCTACAGCCTGGGCGCGACGTTCTACCAGCTGCTGACGGGCAAGCTGCCTGTCCCCGGTGAGAATGCCCTGGAGGTGCTCAACCACATCGCTACCGTGGACCCGCAGCCTCCGCGCGCCATCGATCCCCGCATCCCCCAGGATCTCGAAGCCATCGTCCTCAAGTGTCTGGAGAAGGAGCGCTCGGCCCGCTACGACTCGATGCTCGCCCTGATCGAGGATCTGGACCGCTTCCTCGCGGGCGAGCCCGTCAAGGCGCGCTCCACCGGTCTTCGCTACCAGCTGTACAAGAAGGCCCGGAAGCACCGGCGCATGGTGGCCGTGGCCGCGGTGGCGCTGCTGGCCGTCACCGGCGCGCTGGGGTGGGCGGGATACACGCGCCGCCAGGCGCTCCAACGCGAGGAGTTCACGCGCCGCTTCACGACGAGGATCGAGCGCATCGAATCCCTGGCCCGCCTCGATGCGCTCGCTCCCATCCATGACGCGAGCAGGCTGCGTGGGGAGCTTCACGCGCAGGTGATGGCGTTGGAGGCGGAGATCCACGAAGCGGGGCCCCTGGCGGTGGGGGCGGGGTACTACGCGCAGGGCTGCGGCTATCTGGCGCTCGGCGAGGAAGAGAAGGCCCTGGAGAAGCTGCAGGCCGCATGGGCCGCCGACTTCCGGGAGCCACGGGTGGCCCTCGCTCTGGCCCGGGTGATGAGCAAGCTGTACCGCAGGGAGCGTCTCGAGGCGGCGCGGCTGTCCGTTCAGCAGGGACGGACCGAGCCGGCGCTGGACGCGTCGCGGCTGCTCGAGAGCCCTTACCGTCGAGGCGCCATGGATTACCTCGCGCTGAGCGAGGAGGCGGATGGCTTCTCTCCCGCTTGGGGGAGCGCGCTGATCGCTTTCTATGATGAAGACTTCGATGCGGCCCTGAAGTGGCTCGACGCGATGCAGGCCCCAGCGCCCTGGCAATACGAAGCGTTTCAGCTCCGGGGAGACATCCTCCGGGTCCGTGCGGCCCGGCTCGTGGCGGCAGGCGACTTCGAGAAGGCCCGGAAGGACTTCGATGGCGGCCGCCAGGCCTACTCCTCCGCCGAGGAGATCGGCCGTAGCGAGCTGGCCATCCCCCTGGCCCAGGCGGAGCTGGAGCTCACGCAGCTGATCATGGAGATCCATCACAAGGGCCACACGGAGGAGTGCTTCCGGCGCGGAAGGGCTGCCATCTCGCGCGCGTTGCTGATCGCGCCAGCGTCCGTCGAGGCCTTGCTCCTGGACGCCCAGCTGCACCAGCGCCTGGCGGAGCACAAGCTCAACGCGGGCAGCTACGCCGAGGCAGGTGCGCTCATCGAGCATGCCCTCGCCACCGCCCGGAAGGCCCACGCCCAGGCGCCGCGCGTCCACCTGGAGCTGGCACAGGTGCTCATCCTCCAAGGACGACTCCTCGCCCTCACGCACCAGCCTCCGGGCACTCCGCTCACCCAGGCGCTCGAGCTGCTCGATCAGGTGAAGGAGAAGGACCGCGATGCCAGCTACATGCACCAGCGCGGCCTGCTCTTCGCCTCCTGGGCCGAATACGGGACCGGCTCCGAGAGCACGGCTTCCCATCTCGACCATGCCATCGATGCCTTTCGTCAGGCGACCGTGCTCGATGGCGAGCTACGTCCAGCCTGGACCAACCTGGCGAAGAACCTCCTCAGGCGAGAGCGGCGCCAGGACGTCAAGGAGCCGGAGGAAGACCTGAAGCGGGCTCAGCAAGCCGTCGAGAAGGCCATGGCCCTGGGCTCTCAGGACCACGTGGTCCATTACTATGCAGGCAAGGTTCATGAGAGGAAGGCGGCGCGGATCCTGGTCCGGGGGGGCGATGCCCAAGCGGAGTGGCAAGGCGCGCGCGCGGCGTACGAGCGTGCGATTCGCATCAATGCTCGGGAGCCCTATCTCCATGACTGCCTGGGGGCCGTGCTCAATGAGCTGGCACGCGAGGAGTGGAGGCACGCGCGTGAGCCATTTTCGCTCCTGAATCAAGCGCAGTCCAGCTATGAAAAGGCCTACGGGCTGAATCCCCAGTTCACCAGTGCCCTCAGCAACGTCAGTGATACATGGGTCCTGCGCGCGCTCTATCAATCCGAGCGGGGCGAGTCACCCGAGGCCAGCCTCCTGGCGGCACGCTCCGCGCTGACACTCGCGCACGAGCAATCCCCGTCGGCCTGGTGGATCCAGGCCAACCTGGGAGCCGTTCATGTCCTGATGGGGGCTTTCGAGCTGAGCCAGGAGCGCGATCCCTCTCAGAGCCTGCGGCTCGCCGAGGACACCCTCCGCGCGGCGTTGGCTGGCACGCAAGACGATCCGCAGATCTGGCGCTACCGCGGGCAGCTTCGGGGCCTCCAGGCCCGTTGGCGGCTCCACCTGGGCCAGCGCCAGAATCTGGATGAAGACTTCGCGCAGGCGGTGAGTGACTTCCAGCGGGCCCTCGAGCTCACGGACCGCACGCACGACACGCGGAAGACCGAGTACCTGCTTGCCTTTGGCCGGTTCTGCTGTGAATGGGCCTCGCTCGGGCTGGGTGAGAGCGCCAGGGAGGCTCAGCGGCTTGGGCTCCAGAAGCTGCAGGCCGTCTTGAAGGGCTCACCCCAGGTGCCGGGCACACTCGAACTCCGCCGGTGCTTGCGTGGAGCGGAGCCCGCCCCGTAG
- a CDS encoding sigma 54-interacting transcriptional regulator, with product MAALSIVSHPVPRRVGQRLVLHELTEGRSVALSRNEPDFMHPHGGLAEPLADPFLSRNPVVLSAGPAGSLCLEAPEGSKISIAGEPLRGSRVLSAVEVATGVPLELAERVVVLLHLAAPQARASAEALDMVGNSLGLQRVRNDIEHVADLDVPVLIRGETGSGKELIAKALYRRSPRRDRPFISVNLGALPKELAAAELFGAVKGAYSGAVRDREGLFRAAHGGTLFLDEVGEASPEVQVMLLRVLEEREMFPVGSSTAVPTDVRLVTATDAHLEKLIQEGRFKGPLLHRLAGYEIRVPPLRERREDIGPLFLHFAREELEAIGETHRLSNPEGWSEPWLPASLASWLVRYPWPGNIRQLRNLTRQIIISNRGQPGGLRLDPRLEQELAPPPAPPRVSPPVEPPAPEPKSTLQHKVSDFSEQELSAALEACGWEIKSAATRLGVARSSLQEWYQRHVNPTLSAEEFSRTYEECQGDMDSMVQRLRMSRWAIVRRLRELGLQRP from the coding sequence ATGGCTGCGCTGAGCATCGTCTCGCATCCAGTGCCCCGGCGCGTGGGACAGCGGCTGGTGTTGCATGAGCTGACCGAGGGCCGCTCCGTGGCGCTCTCCCGCAACGAGCCGGACTTCATGCACCCCCACGGGGGCCTGGCCGAGCCGCTGGCGGATCCCTTCCTGAGCCGCAACCCCGTGGTGCTCTCCGCCGGGCCCGCGGGCAGCCTCTGCCTGGAGGCGCCCGAGGGGAGCAAGATCTCCATCGCGGGAGAGCCGCTGCGGGGCTCGCGGGTGCTGAGCGCCGTCGAGGTGGCGACGGGCGTACCGCTGGAGCTGGCCGAGCGGGTGGTGGTGCTCCTGCACCTGGCCGCCCCCCAGGCGCGTGCCAGCGCGGAGGCGCTGGACATGGTGGGCAACAGCCTGGGCCTGCAGCGCGTGCGCAATGACATCGAGCACGTCGCGGATCTGGACGTGCCCGTGCTCATCCGAGGGGAGACGGGCTCAGGCAAGGAGCTGATCGCCAAGGCGCTCTACCGGCGCAGCCCGAGGCGTGACCGGCCCTTCATCAGCGTCAACCTGGGCGCGCTCCCGAAGGAGCTCGCGGCGGCGGAGCTCTTCGGAGCCGTCAAGGGCGCCTACTCCGGCGCGGTGAGAGACCGGGAGGGCCTCTTCCGCGCGGCCCACGGCGGCACGCTGTTCCTGGACGAGGTGGGCGAGGCCTCTCCCGAGGTGCAGGTGATGCTGCTGCGGGTGCTGGAGGAGCGGGAGATGTTCCCGGTGGGCTCCTCCACCGCGGTTCCCACGGACGTGCGGCTGGTGACCGCCACGGATGCACACCTGGAGAAGCTCATCCAGGAAGGCCGCTTCAAGGGCCCCCTGCTGCACCGGCTGGCCGGGTATGAGATCCGGGTGCCGCCCCTCCGGGAGCGGCGCGAGGACATCGGCCCGCTCTTCCTTCACTTCGCGCGCGAGGAGCTGGAAGCCATTGGAGAGACGCACCGCCTGAGCAACCCGGAAGGCTGGAGCGAGCCGTGGCTGCCGGCGTCGCTGGCCTCGTGGCTGGTGCGTTACCCGTGGCCTGGCAACATCCGTCAGCTGCGCAACCTGACGCGGCAGATCATCATCAGCAACCGCGGGCAGCCCGGCGGACTGCGGCTCGACCCACGGCTGGAGCAGGAGCTGGCTCCTCCTCCGGCGCCGCCCCGGGTGTCCCCCCCGGTGGAGCCCCCCGCGCCCGAGCCGAAGAGCACGCTCCAGCACAAGGTCTCGGACTTCTCCGAGCAGGAGCTGAGCGCCGCCTTGGAGGCTTGCGGCTGGGAGATCAAATCAGCCGCGACACGGCTCGGCGTGGCCCGCTCCTCGTTGCAGGAGTGGTACCAGCGGCACGTCAACCCCACCCTGAGCGCTGAAGAGTTCAGCCGCACCTACGAGGAGTGCCAGGGCGACATGGACAGCATGGTCCAGCGCCTCCGGATGTCTCGCTGGGCCATCGTCCGCCGACTCCGGGAGTTGGGACTCCAACGGCCCTGA
- a CDS encoding glycosyl hydrolase family 18 protein: protein MRRFASRNACSSRTSPLLRELVLVLSTALACSEQVSQSPPELSRGEFLSTSGFTFRTTSVWDSGYCAEMRVPNLTGAPINGWTVVFELPSGMTISSLWMGRWSAQGAIQTVRDDTWNAGLAPGAVATFGFCGGHGGAPGEPLSCTLNGRTCGGSTPPEDTQPPSAVSGLSLAGSTPQSIELQWTASTDDTGVTGYEVFQDGANTPVATPAASRARVTGLQPSTSYRFTVKARDAAGNRSAASAPFTATTAAPFNPFRLTSSWGDGYCAEMGVPNFTGAPIHGWTVVFELPPGMTISSLWMGRWSAQGAIQTVRDDTWNAGLAPGAVATFGFCGSHAGTPGEPLSCTFNGLPCSGTAPDTQPPSTVTGIRLVGSTPSGLDLEWSAADDNVRVIGYEVFLNGARTPVAAPLANRVSVAGLQPETSYTFTVKARDAAGNRSAPSAPFTAKTASMGTLKVVGYFVRWGVYGRGFYPKTLDTNGMAAKLTHLNYAFGNVVDGRCVILPSPDGDPWADYQMGFTAADSVDGVADAWNQPLKGNFNQLRKLKARHPHLKVLISLGGWDWSGGFSAAVSTPQKRQAFVQSCIDLYIRGNVPGLPSGAAAGVFDGIDVDWEFPVLGGLFPGRPEDRENFTAMLAEFRRQLDAVRPGLQLSIATGSAARAYLQIRLDLIHPYLDHVNLMTYDMHGGWETTANFHAALYNQVANPSRGQRDSTHEAVQGHLAAGLPASRLVVGVPFYGRGWQGTRPGPRGDGLYQATAGAARGNWDDWSTGNTGMFDYHYIRSTLEPTAVKYRHPEAQVPYLFNASTGLWVSYDDPVSLGVKGDYIRSQGLAGAMIWELSGDDAQGSLVTALKNKLNP, encoded by the coding sequence ATGCGCCGCTTCGCCAGTCGGAATGCCTGTTCGTCCAGAACTTCCCCGTTGCTGCGTGAGCTCGTGCTGGTGCTCTCGACTGCGCTGGCCTGCTCGGAGCAGGTGTCGCAGAGCCCCCCTGAACTCTCACGGGGTGAGTTTCTCTCGACATCCGGGTTCACGTTCAGGACGACGAGTGTCTGGGACAGCGGGTACTGCGCGGAGATGCGCGTACCCAACCTCACGGGGGCGCCGATCAACGGGTGGACGGTGGTGTTCGAGCTGCCGTCCGGGATGACGATCAGCTCGCTGTGGATGGGGCGGTGGTCAGCGCAGGGCGCGATCCAGACGGTGCGGGACGACACGTGGAATGCCGGGTTGGCGCCGGGAGCGGTGGCGACCTTCGGCTTCTGCGGCGGCCACGGCGGCGCCCCGGGTGAGCCGCTGAGCTGCACTCTCAATGGTCGGACCTGCGGCGGCAGCACGCCGCCCGAGGACACACAGCCGCCTTCGGCTGTCTCTGGGCTGAGCCTCGCGGGCAGCACTCCGCAGAGCATCGAGCTGCAGTGGACGGCCTCCACCGATGACACTGGCGTCACGGGGTACGAGGTCTTCCAAGACGGCGCGAACACGCCCGTGGCCACGCCCGCGGCGAGCCGCGCGCGCGTGACGGGGTTGCAGCCGAGCACTTCGTATCGCTTCACGGTGAAGGCGCGGGACGCCGCGGGCAACCGCTCGGCCGCCAGCGCTCCCTTCACGGCGACCACGGCGGCCCCCTTCAACCCCTTCCGGCTGACCTCGAGCTGGGGCGACGGCTACTGCGCGGAGATGGGCGTGCCGAACTTCACCGGAGCGCCCATCCATGGGTGGACGGTGGTGTTCGAGCTGCCGCCTGGGATGACCATCAGCTCGCTGTGGATGGGACGGTGGTCAGCGCAGGGCGCGATCCAGACGGTGCGGGATGACACGTGGAATGCGGGGCTGGCGCCAGGGGCGGTGGCGACCTTTGGCTTCTGCGGGAGCCATGCCGGCACCCCGGGTGAGCCGCTGAGCTGCACCTTCAATGGTCTGCCCTGTAGCGGAACCGCTCCAGACACACAGCCTCCCTCCACCGTCACGGGCATACGCCTGGTGGGCAGCACGCCGAGCGGGCTCGATCTGGAGTGGTCCGCCGCCGACGATAACGTAAGGGTCATTGGCTACGAGGTGTTCCTCAATGGGGCGCGCACGCCGGTCGCCGCCCCGCTGGCGAACCGGGTGAGCGTGGCGGGGCTGCAGCCAGAAACCTCGTACACCTTCACGGTGAAGGCGCGGGATGCCGCGGGTAACCGCTCCGCCCCCAGTGCTCCCTTCACCGCGAAGACCGCCAGCATGGGCACCCTGAAGGTGGTGGGCTACTTCGTCCGCTGGGGTGTCTATGGCCGCGGCTTCTACCCGAAGACGCTCGACACCAACGGGATGGCCGCGAAGCTGACCCACCTCAACTACGCCTTCGGTAACGTGGTGGACGGCCGGTGCGTCATCCTCCCGTCGCCTGACGGGGACCCCTGGGCGGATTATCAGATGGGGTTCACCGCCGCCGACAGTGTGGATGGCGTGGCGGACGCGTGGAACCAGCCGCTGAAGGGCAACTTCAACCAGCTGCGCAAGCTCAAGGCGAGACACCCACACCTCAAGGTGCTCATCTCCCTCGGGGGGTGGGACTGGTCTGGGGGCTTCTCGGCGGCCGTGAGCACTCCGCAGAAGCGGCAGGCGTTCGTCCAGTCGTGCATCGACCTCTACATCCGCGGCAACGTGCCCGGCCTGCCCTCGGGGGCCGCGGCGGGGGTGTTCGACGGCATCGATGTGGACTGGGAGTTCCCCGTCCTCGGCGGGTTGTTCCCCGGCCGCCCCGAGGACCGCGAGAACTTCACGGCGATGCTGGCCGAGTTCCGGCGTCAGTTGGACGCGGTTCGCCCGGGCTTGCAGTTGAGCATCGCCACGGGCTCGGCGGCTCGGGCGTACCTGCAGATCCGACTGGATCTCATCCATCCCTACCTGGACCACGTGAACCTCATGACCTACGACATGCATGGGGGCTGGGAGACGACGGCCAACTTCCACGCGGCGCTGTACAACCAGGTCGCCAACCCATCTCGGGGGCAGCGCGACAGCACGCACGAGGCGGTGCAGGGGCACCTGGCCGCGGGGCTGCCGGCGAGCAGGCTGGTGGTGGGGGTGCCCTTCTATGGGCGGGGCTGGCAGGGGACGCGCCCTGGGCCCAGGGGGGACGGGCTCTACCAGGCCACGGCCGGGGCGGCGCGCGGGAACTGGGATGACTGGAGCACCGGCAACACCGGCATGTTCGACTATCACTACATCCGGAGCACGCTGGAACCCACGGCCGTGAAGTACCGCCACCCGGAGGCGCAGGTACCCTATCTGTTCAACGCCTCCACGGGGCTGTGGGTGAGCTACGACGACCCTGTCTCCCTGGGCGTCAAGGGTGACTACATCCGGTCTCAGGGGTTGGCAGGGGCGATGATCTGGGAACTGAGCGGAGATGATGCTCAAGGCTCTCTGGTTACCGCACTCAAGAACAAGCTCAACCCCTAG
- a CDS encoding protein kinase domain-containing protein, whose translation MPERPVIPSCPNVRSFPHDDWRERTRPTAAQLVDLFIAVVRVVAGLHRRGILIRDFKSAHGLVPEDQKPGLVDMGSARLPGGSTLTVGLAPGTPHTFPPESIAFLREGSWKKGARFTATPAGDLYQVGVFMFEALTDCWPFDARMPADELLTAIQTVVPRAPHRLNPAVPESLSRIAMRLLEKRPEDRFASAEALLQALWEANKERSTKEWKVSLALPPGGPTPRTQDEEEERRFHQQQAERRGQEARQQQQERSAVQTLEQFSAAIQQMEAEVRTLEEKAALRRKRWRRIGLGVGLVLLSLGLLTAGWEWLAPASSEKGSSLVSTLRNSWPVRTVAAWLCTTFSVGCAAPQLRPIPEDCPPDTVQRMKELNLFKRDMIGSNALPVVIDIHQPGMDGQLGVYHAGRIVSRVELPEGWKHDYPVPDGTLLYGQLWTEGLSIEGREAVYGRYTEMLLPDGRRFPVCYTLGSTGYKVKRPGSKPGEPVLERDSLVIPVERWP comes from the coding sequence ATGCCCGAACGTCCGGTCATCCCCTCATGCCCGAACGTCCGGTCATTCCCTCATGATGACTGGCGCGAGCGAACCCGCCCCACCGCCGCCCAGCTGGTGGACCTCTTCATCGCCGTGGTGCGCGTGGTGGCGGGGCTGCACCGCCGCGGCATCCTCATCCGCGACTTCAAGAGCGCGCACGGGCTCGTCCCGGAGGACCAGAAACCGGGGCTGGTGGACATGGGCAGCGCGCGGCTGCCAGGCGGCTCCACCCTCACCGTGGGGCTGGCTCCCGGCACGCCTCACACCTTTCCGCCCGAGTCCATTGCCTTCCTGCGTGAGGGCTCATGGAAGAAGGGCGCGCGCTTCACCGCCACGCCGGCCGGCGACCTCTACCAGGTGGGCGTCTTCATGTTCGAGGCGCTCACCGACTGCTGGCCCTTCGACGCACGGATGCCTGCGGACGAGCTGCTCACAGCCATTCAGACCGTCGTCCCCCGCGCGCCTCACCGCCTCAACCCAGCCGTGCCCGAGTCGCTCAGCCGCATCGCCATGCGGCTACTCGAGAAGCGCCCGGAGGACCGCTTCGCGAGCGCCGAGGCGCTGCTGCAGGCGCTGTGGGAGGCCAACAAGGAGCGCTCCACGAAGGAGTGGAAGGTGTCGCTGGCCCTGCCCCCTGGAGGCCCCACTCCCAGGACCCAGGACGAGGAGGAGGAGCGCCGCTTTCACCAGCAGCAGGCCGAGCGCCGGGGCCAGGAGGCGCGCCAGCAGCAGCAGGAGCGCTCCGCCGTGCAGACGCTGGAGCAGTTCTCCGCCGCCATCCAGCAGATGGAGGCGGAGGTTCGCACCCTGGAGGAGAAAGCCGCTCTCCGCAGGAAGCGATGGAGGAGAATCGGCCTGGGGGTGGGGCTGGTTCTGCTGAGCCTCGGCCTCCTCACCGCCGGCTGGGAGTGGTTGGCTCCCGCCTCATCCGAGAAAGGAAGTTCGCTCGTGTCCACCCTCCGCAACTCGTGGCCCGTCAGGACCGTGGCCGCCTGGCTGTGCACCACCTTCAGCGTCGGCTGCGCCGCGCCCCAGCTGCGGCCCATTCCCGAGGACTGTCCCCCGGACACAGTCCAGCGCATGAAGGAGCTGAACCTGTTCAAGAGGGACATGATCGGCAGCAATGCCCTCCCTGTCGTCATCGATATCCACCAGCCCGGCATGGATGGGCAGCTGGGCGTCTACCACGCGGGAAGGATCGTCAGCCGGGTCGAGCTCCCCGAAGGATGGAAGCACGACTATCCCGTGCCCGACGGGACCCTGCTGTACGGGCAGCTCTGGACGGAAGGCCTCTCTATCGAGGGAAGAGAGGCCGTCTACGGCCGCTACACGGAGATGCTCCTGCCGGACGGGCGTCGCTTCCCGGTGTGCTACACCCTCGGGAGTACTGGCTACAAGGTGAAGCGCCCGGGCTCGAAGCCCGGCGAGCCTGTCTTGGAGAGAGACAGCCTTGTCATCCCTGTCGAGCGATGGCCGTAG
- a CDS encoding NUDIX hydrolase, protein MSDGQAWQGNVKARLYERVQERGYASLTAFAEARPTVPLYVLAEELGRDDIAAVQVLSGLLAEAEQRKHVTRFLRDVLVRELAESLPNGWPAVMDDATRGEVALALGTWTAYTPATHEERVRRAGDALLATPPPPGWRPLGPDDELLRTLLPDEEA, encoded by the coding sequence GTGAGCGACGGACAGGCCTGGCAGGGCAACGTGAAGGCGCGCCTGTATGAGCGGGTGCAAGAGCGTGGCTACGCCTCGCTCACCGCCTTCGCCGAGGCACGTCCCACCGTGCCCTTGTATGTGCTGGCTGAGGAACTGGGGAGGGACGACATCGCCGCCGTGCAGGTGTTGAGCGGCTTGCTGGCTGAGGCCGAGCAGCGCAAACACGTCACGCGCTTTCTGCGCGACGTGCTCGTCCGCGAGCTCGCCGAGAGTCTCCCCAACGGCTGGCCGGCCGTGATGGACGATGCAACCCGTGGGGAGGTGGCCTTGGCGCTCGGCACGTGGACCGCCTACACCCCGGCCACTCATGAGGAGCGCGTCAGGAGGGCTGGCGACGCGCTCCTCGCCACGCCGCCGCCACCTGGCTGGCGCCCTCTTGGCCCTGATGATGAACTCCTACGCACGCTTCTGCCCGACGAGGAAGCCTGA
- a CDS encoding immunity 52 family protein: MIETYYAGSCWLDRPESAEACARRAERFFHLLGHCDPAWTRWYEPAASFAEARERVFVTDAESFQKLFAQKEHRIGDGFSFHLWTGESQEETSGVDGNCGHSSLHLPSTCVLRPYEEGPLGERVLTAPVMAGVLRAMAMAWDPEWGVATSEAHRDSVTDKAKPGTFVGWVMYFSRLRGTVPPLPAPVRIEPVEDQGTLVILTPERFTASNPEHVALAARVHELLARAGLLGPLKPWSTG; encoded by the coding sequence ATGATAGAGACGTATTACGCTGGCTCTTGCTGGCTCGACCGGCCCGAATCCGCCGAGGCTTGCGCGCGACGTGCGGAGCGGTTCTTCCACCTCCTGGGGCACTGCGACCCAGCGTGGACCCGCTGGTATGAGCCGGCGGCATCCTTCGCGGAAGCACGCGAACGCGTCTTCGTCACAGACGCGGAGAGCTTCCAGAAGCTGTTCGCGCAAAAGGAGCATCGGATCGGAGATGGCTTCTCCTTCCATCTGTGGACAGGTGAAAGCCAGGAGGAGACATCCGGGGTTGATGGCAACTGCGGTCATTCCTCTCTGCACCTCCCGTCCACTTGCGTACTCCGGCCTTATGAGGAGGGTCCTCTTGGGGAGCGCGTGCTGACCGCACCCGTCATGGCCGGAGTGCTGCGCGCCATGGCCATGGCCTGGGACCCGGAGTGGGGAGTGGCCACATCCGAGGCGCACCGGGACAGCGTGACGGACAAAGCGAAGCCAGGCACCTTCGTAGGCTGGGTGATGTACTTCTCGCGGCTGCGTGGCACGGTGCCCCCACTGCCTGCCCCCGTACGTATCGAGCCCGTCGAGGACCAGGGCACCCTCGTCATCCTCACTCCCGAGCGGTTCACCGCTTCCAACCCGGAGCACGTCGCGCTCGCTGCTCGCGTCCACGAACTGCTGGCTCGAGCCGGGCTGCTAGGACCATTGAAGCCCTGGTCAACAGGGTGA
- a CDS encoding NUDIX hydrolase has protein sequence MSGDRSWEGDWKARLHERVQDRGYDSLTAFAEARPTASLVALAEELGADDIAGVQVFSVLVEEAERSHQVTRLVRGQLVRELSQHLPNGWPAVLDEATLFDVAHALARWTTYTPETHQKRVKQARAALRATPPPPGWRPLGPDNELLRTLLPDEEA, from the coding sequence GTGAGCGGGGACCGATCCTGGGAGGGCGACTGGAAGGCCCGTCTGCATGAGCGGGTTCAAGATCGTGGGTACGATTCGCTCACCGCTTTCGCCGAGGCGCGTCCCACTGCCTCACTGGTGGCATTAGCCGAGGAACTGGGCGCGGACGACATCGCCGGCGTGCAGGTATTCAGCGTGTTGGTCGAGGAGGCGGAGCGGAGTCATCAGGTGACGCGCCTGGTGCGCGGGCAGCTCGTGCGCGAGCTGTCTCAGCATCTCCCGAACGGCTGGCCGGCCGTGCTGGACGAGGCCACCCTCTTCGATGTCGCCCATGCACTTGCCCGTTGGACAACCTACACCCCCGAGACTCATCAGAAACGTGTCAAGCAGGCCAGGGCAGCGCTGCGAGCCACGCCGCCGCCACCCGGCTGGCGCCCTCTTGGCCCTGACAACGAGCTCCTCCGCACGCTCCTGCCCGACGAGGAAGCTTGA